The stretch of DNA TCTGAGGGCTGAACCGGAGAGAGACAGAGTTGATCACATTTCTCAGTTGGAGAGTGACAGAATGTATTCCTTACATACAGGCAGAGGCGAAGGGAGCTCCTGGGAATTGATGGGGATCAAGAGGAGTTTTTCTTGAGAAAATCACTGTGGGGACTCCAAGGCAAATGTCCCTGCACAGTCTTGGGTCTCACTAACTAAGCACTTGAGGACAATGCCCAAGGGCCAAGCTCTTGGTCTACATAAGACTCTGCCACTTAGAGCAGTGGGATTTCCTTCCAAAGAACAGACAAGACAGTGGGCTGGGGAGATTCCCAGGCTGGATTTCTGTGCTTATGCCTGACTCTTAGTAAACCTGCAAGCTTGGCCATGTTTGCAGTTTTCAGCCAGCCCTTGTACGTCCTTCTACCCCTGAGCATCTTCAGGGGTTGGACTGCTCGGGCCACCCAATGCCCTCCAGTCTCCCCATGGCTCTCAGGCAAGACTACCCTGTGAACGTAAACCAACACACAATCCTTCCCTGCATCTGCACAGAGAAACTTGGACTTCATGATAGAATGGAATCAAGCTAGAGAAGGATTCTGCGGGACAGGAAGCCATTTCCTCACCTCTTAAGCCACACTTGGAACATCATTTAATAAACAAGTCTCACCACCACCTGTGTGCCAGGTCCTAACCACAACCAACCCAGTTCCTTGATTTCTCGAAGCCACAGGCAGCTGGCTACTTCCTCCATCTATTGATTTGTTGAAAGCCCTGGATTGGACATTTGATGACACCCATGGTTCTACCCTGGTAAAATTCCACTCAATTCTAGCTCCACCTGACTCCCACTAGTACTGGCCTGTGGGACAAGAGCAGGACAGCAGCCtcgagagagagggaaacaggaaCACCAGACATAGCGATCTCACTCCTCTAGGGCTGCTGTGTCCACTGAGGAGGCTCCCTTCCCAGCCTCAGGCTCTATAAATTGCAGAAGCCATCTGGTTCCCTCAGTGTGGCCTGGGTCTCTGTGAGAATCATCTGACAAAAACCTTCTGGGCCAGGAGAGGCTGGCAGGCCCCATGGCCCTAGGGAGTACACTCCAGCCTCTCCAGGGCGGGGCCCTACCTCTCCAATTCCTGCATTTCTGGTCTGCCACTGGTCGGTCCCTCCCGGGAGGAGGATTTTGCCTGAGGacatggggtgggtggggagcctGCCTCCTCCCTCGCACCGATTGCAGAAAAGGAGGGGTTCCCACCCCATGGCAAGGCTGCCATCCGAGCTCTGCCCTCACACAGACACAGTCTCGTCCCCAGCTCTGACAGAAGCCCTTTGAGCTGGTTGGCAGCAAGCGACATGGCAGAGGAGCTGTCTGAAGAGCAGGTGGCTGAGTTCAAGGCGGCCTTCACCAGGTTCGACAAGAATGGGGATGGCACCATCAATGTGCAGGAGCTGGGCGAAGTCCTGAAGGCCCTGGGCCAGAACCCAACAGAGGAAGAACTGAAGAATATCATCTCCCAGTTGGACACGGATGGCGACGGCGCCATCAGCTTCCCGGAGTTCCTGGCAGCGATGGCGAAGAGGATGAAGTCCTGGGGCGGTGAGCAGGACCTGAAGGAGGTGTTCCAAGCCTTCGACCTGGACGGGGACGGCCATATCACCATTGATGAGCTCAAGCAGGCCATGGTCCGGGTGGGGCAGAAGCTCacccaggaggagctggaggccaTGATCCAGGAGGCAGACCTGGACAAGGATGGACGGGTGAACTATGAGGAGTTCTCGCGCATCCTCAGCCAGAAGTgaggccctgggctggcctgcctcctctgcctgactctgGTTCTGGGGTTCCTGCTTGTGCACTGGGATGTAAAGGGAAAGTCTGGGTGGTGGGGCCCCTGGCCTCTCTTGGTCTGGGTTATGGGCTGTTGGGACCCCCTCTGtgcctgggggagctggggctgccccttacctcacagggctgttgtgaaaAATCCCCAAAGCCAGGTGgtggcccaaataaaaggaaCGTGAACTCTGAGGGTGGTATGCTGCTGTTTGAATTTTCGAAGTGTCCCCAAAGGCAGCATGTGAGATTCTTTTGAGTTTCTACCCTTTTCACTTGTTCCCAGTAGGAGAACCAGCCTGCACAGGCCAGATGTCTCTCTGTTGCCTCCCCTCTGATCCTGCAGAGAAGAAGGGGTGTGGTCGTGGTCTGGGGGTGGTCAGGGTGGAAGAGACATGGTTCTTTGCCTGAGCTTCTGGATCAGGACAGAGCATGGACCCCAGAGCTGAGCTGGGACACTGCCTACAGCACAAACAATAAAGTTTACCATCCTTTGAATACAgccaactgtatttttttaaatgcgtgtgtgtgtgtgtgtgtgtgtgtgtgtttgagatgCAGGGGTGTGTAGATTTATAAACCACAAAGGTGGAGGTAGCCTCACTGGAATGAAAGCAGGACAGTTGGGAAGCAGGGAAGACAGAGGTGCTGTGATGGGCAAAGGGATGGTGGCACTTGTGGTGGGGCTGCTTGCCAGTCAGATCCTAGGGAGATCTGGGGTGTTTCTAGTGGAGAGCCAGCCATCTGTGAGaagtttccttcctcttctgctcCCATCCCAAGACCTAGCCCCTTGTTGTTGCCCCTTGTTGTTGCCCCTTGAAGGCCCCTCTGTGAGTTGGGGGCTCTGAAGTTGCTCCCAGGCTGTGGGTGTGTTCCAGGGGAGCTGAGGAGGGTCAGAAAGATGGACATAGACGATAAGTGTCTGCTGGCAGCTGCCTGGCCCCCCTGATGTCAGGAGAGCTGCCATTTGAACTTGGATTTATGGTATCACCATGTGGTTAAAAATTAGACCCGTTTGCGGCTGCTTGTCACAGTTCTGAATTTCCGAGGCTCCCTCATCCTGGTTCTCAGAGACAATTTAGTCTGAGCTCATCttgcacatgaggaaactgaggcccagtgaggtTAAGGGGCCAGTCAGGGTTGTCTGCAGccagctctgtggccctgggTGCCATTTAGTGAAGGGCTTCTGCTTCCCCTTTTGTGAAATGAGTTCCCTTTTGTTCCTATTTGACTGAATGAAATTTGAGCCCAAACTGTCAATGATAACTGACTTTATCTTACCCTGGTTTGTGtcacatcagtggttctcagctcagggtggggagaggcagaacCAGCTTTCCCTGGGGGTTATTGCAAAAGTGCACCACTTGCCCGCCCCCTGCACCACTCACCCCCTCATTTGAGCAcctgtggagggggtgggagagtggATAGGTCAGCAAGATCGGGCTGCTGCATTGAtgacctttttcttttattttcctccatttgATATTTCCAGTAGGTCACTCCAGTCTCCCATGACCCCCACATACTGCTACCTGGTATTCTAATGGTTCAAATTCTTCCCTCAGAGTTTGGCCACATCCCTTCCAGAGTGTGGCCTGTGGTTGGACACATAAGGGAAGGTCCTGGGCTTGAGGGCTGGGTGGTGGCCAGTGGGCTGGGGGAACtatgaaggaagaagggaagaaattcTCAGGTCCCCAAGGGCCCTGAGGAAGGGCGGGGATGGGCGGGGGAGGCAGGTGTCTACCTATATCTGGACATAAAGGCTTAGGTAGAGATAAGGAAATGGGGGCAGAGGTAGGCACAGGCCTGGTGGGGTGATGGGGGGCGCAAAAGTGCTTCGGCATCCAGGATGAGGGTGGTTCCCTCCAGAAAGTCCCTGTCCTCTGAGGGACATAGGTCACAGCAGTCTGAGTTTCTGAATTAGTGATTCCTAAATGCCAAAGAGGTATAAGATGACGTTTCCCAGGCTgtgtgaaaatgagaaaaataaagactttttgaCTAACCTAAATggattcagttttttaaattctgagaatATGCTCTCTCcatatttttcatgttaaatgttctttctttcataaagCCACTTAATAGCAGATGatagttttgtggggtttttttttttcatgttcttattcTGAGAGTCCTACATGTGCCCAAAATTAATTCAGACATTTTAGTGGCCCACCAGGTCCAAATGTCTGAGAACGAGTGACTGTTCAAGTCTGTGGCGTGTAAAATGAATTTTCgtttctttaaaagaatgtgGGGAGTTTTTgactttgaagaaatatttagCTCACACATGGAAACAGTGAGCTCCAAGTTCAGGACCAATGTTTCCTCAGAGAGCAAGATGCAGAGCCCTTGATAGATGCCTTCATGTTTTCTTCCTTAAGCTTGCTGACAGCTCCATGGAAGCtacctttgtttttctccatattgTTGTATGTCTAAAATACGTCAAACTAAAAATAATGCATGCAGTACATGGGAGATGAGAACTTACGGAGGGCTAGAGGGAGATGAAGCCAGCAGCCCAGGGACTGAGAAGATTTGGCTGGTATTAGAGACTGGATGTTGGAGGCTTCTCACCAATGAGCTGTCCTGAAAAGGGTTTGATGAGGCCTCCAGGCAAGAAGAAGGCAGCACAAACGTCTCTTGATCTACTGCCtgaggagaacagaaagagaatctgGGTCCCGGAGAGGAAGTGATGTACAGGAGGTCCTGAGTGAGACGAGGACCTGGAACGGACTTAAGGGGTTTGAGGGCCGTCCCCTCCGGTGACCCTCACACATCACCTGTGGCCCTGCCCCAGGAGGAGCTGGCCCTGAGGAGGGGGTCgggtggagggggctggtggggacCCGTAGGGCAGAATGTCTTTTGGAAGCTGGGAATCCTGAGTTTTAGTGACTCTTGTCACGCTGACTCTGCAGGAGACACACAGCAGGTTTTAGTGCCAGCTCCAAACTTCCCTGAAGGCCTCTGAGGGCTGAGGTGGGCCCCACTCCCTCACGCGGAGTCCCCGCAGCCGCCCGTCCCAGCCTGGGACACCGAGAAGAGCTAGGAAGTGCGCAAGAAGCCTCTGAGGAGCCAACACGGCTTTAGGGCACTTCAGGGAAACTCGATTCTCTGAAAGCGACTTCTCTGAAAATCAGTTTGCCAAGACTAGTTCTGCACATGGTCCATTTGCTGCTATTGCCCAATCTACgaaaaaattatctttacaaACACCTTATAAGAATTTACAGAGATGTGTGTTGGGTGAGATGTGTTAACAGTTTTTGAAGATTTCTCTGAAGTGTTCTCTTTCCAGTTTAATATTTTAGTTAGTTTTACATGTTGgcttgataaattattttattgcagtCAATTCACATAAACATTATACTACAACCTGACAAAGAAGAAAGttccctgtttttgtttgtttgtctttctccataCATGGTATCCATGATTTGGGGGAAGGAAAACCGATTCATTTCAAGATTGCATAGTGGTAAATGTCTCTGACATCAAGGATTTTATGGATTATAGATAGGGTGCATTTCTCTCCTCTAACAGATTGTCAATAGAAACTGTTGCTTTAGTGCTTCCTTTAATTCAGAGATTATTAAGTGGCTTGGTCAAATGgatatttgtgtgtattttaagtatttgtaAATGCTTTGTGTCTGAAATACAAGTCATGCACAAACTGATTCAGGTGAGCAGCACTGAACTGATAAATCTGTTGGAATTGGTTGGAGTGAAAACACAACCAATTTAAGCTGAAACAAAATGTTGTCCCAATTCTTCCAGATGTTAATCAGtacattgattttagaggaattACTCTACTGGTCAAAACAGATGTTTCCAACTTCATATACTAAACAATACCTTTTCTTCATTGAATTTCCCTGGATCTTTTAAATCCTAATTTATAGCTATTCCTTACAGGCCTGATGAACCCATTCCTCTTTGAAGGTCCAtatcaaatgccacctcctccaggaagctttccagAACAGGGCCAGCACATCATAAGTTCTTGATACGTGCCCTGGGAGAGAGTGACTAGatctctgctccccccaccctggccttTTGTACAGTCCTCATCAAAGTGCACCTTATATTGAAGTTCCTTTTGAACAAGGCCTAGCCTCCTTCCTCAGAACCCAAATAATAAAGTAAAAGCCATCAACATTACACCAGATTGGGAAATCTGAGTGCAGGGTGTGTAGACTCCTGGCCTGTGGTTGATTCAGCACCAACCCTCCTACACCTGCACTAGATActggccccctcccccatgaGGTATCACCTCCAGCTGCAGAGATGGCTTCCAGAGTGCCCTGGGAGTAAAAGGCATCTCTGCGATGTCACACtcactggggagggggcaggccccAGGTGTGGCTGAAGAGGGATAGTGACTCTCTGCTGCCCCATTTTTATGAAAACAGCCCCCGTGAGACCATAAGATTCCAACAGTTctgtattagggttctccagagtgACAGAACCAATAGGACATACAGAGACGTAGAAGAGGAGATTTATTACACAAATGAGCTCAGCTGAGAAGTCCCAACTGTGCCATCCGCAAGTAGGAGGCTCAGGAGAGCCAGTGGTATGGCTCAGTTCAAGTCCCAAGGCCTGAGAACTGGGGGGCCGATGGTGTAGGTCCTGATCTGAGTCAGAAGGCCTGAGACCCAGGAGTTCTGATGTCCAGTGTGGGGGAAGATGGATGTCCCAGCTCCAGCAGAGAGTGAATGCTCCCATCCTCTGCCTCTTTGTTCTGTTTGGGCACTCAGTGGATTGGTGATGCTCACCATATTGAGGGAAGGTGCAGTGTGCTTTGCTCAGTTCACTAGTTCAAATGCTAATTTTATCCAGAAATACCTACATAGACACCCTTACAAATAATGTTCACCAGCTACCTGGGCATTCTTAGCCCAGTCAGgttgacataaaattaaccttCACAAGTCCATTCCCTCTTGATCTAGAAATACAGAGATTCTAGGGCATGTACCTGTAGGAAAGACAAAGATTTAGCTATAAGATCATTTGGAGCAGTTTATAAGATTTCAGGTCAAGGTCAAGATGAAGATCCCCCTTCTACCCTGGAAAGTCATCAAGAGCAGATTGTCAATAGGCACAGGAGCTGTATGTTCCAGAGTATCGGGAACAATCTAGGTAAATTATTCCTGTCCTCTTTTCTCTGTAAACTAGCCCAGGTTCTAAGTTTTGAGTCATTAAATGTGGCCACCCTATGCCTCTTTCACTGGGACTATGCTGGGTCACCCTCTAGAGGGAGCAGAGGCGGCTTTTCCCAGTCTCGCACCTATGTAGTCAGGGCCTGCCTTCACCTCCTTGCCGCCCAGCCAGCAGATGacctcacctgcccctccctgcactTCTCTCTGGCTTTACTATAATCTGGGGAAGGGCCCAAATGTCTCACTCTGTGAGCTCCTGCTTGCTTATCTGCAGTTCTTCCCTGTCTTGTTGTATTCTGGTCTCTTTCCCTACTGCAGATGGTCCTCGCCCACAGGCAACTGGCACCCACTGGCTTTCCAGCCCATGCCTGCCCTTTGTTAGCACTCTGCAGTTCTCCTTCTGGGCTGCACAATTACTCAGAGCGCTATCAAAAAACCGTGTGGGGGCCCCTCAGTTAGCCTGGGCTCCCTGATTTTCTGACCCTCAGTTGGTGGGTGGCCCAGGCTTGGTTATTTCCTTTAAGCTCTCAGGTGCTTGTGGGCAAGGCTGAGAAGGCAAGAATAAAAGCACTGCTGTGACTTGTCCCTGGAAACCATGACTACCAGGTGCCCATGCCCCCTGGGCATGTGGGCACAGCTCGGGGAGGATCCAGAGAATAAGCACCCTGCTCTAGAGATCTCCACAGTGGGAGGCTGCACAAATCAAGTCTGAATCACTTTGGGAACAAATGGTGCTCTGCTTGGTGACCTGCCAGCCCCAATACCTACTCTGCCACCCAGAGACACTTGGTGCCAGGAGCTTCACCAACCTGAGAACTCCTGCCTTTCTTCCTGGTTGATCTTTGACTCAAATGGAAGTCAAATCCTGAGGACAGGAATGGCAGTGCTTTTGAGGAACTGTGTTTTCCCCAACCCAGAGCCTGGTGGTCACAACAGTGAGGTAGAGGTGCTAACGGTGGtgacacactcactcactcattcactcatccatctaTTCATTATTCATTCCGTGTTTCCTTGAGCCACCTACCTTATTATGGGTCTATGAAGACATGGAGTGAGATGTCACACCAGCTTCTGTCCTCGAAGGAAGATGAGACGACTGGACTTTTAGAAACTCGAAGTAACCCAACCTTCCTTTATACTTGCGATGGAACCAAGGCCACCAAGGGATGGGCTTCATCAGAGTTTCATAAATGACCATGTGCAGAGACAGTGGGTGGCAGGTGTCACCAGTGTGCACAGCAAAGGGCAGAGATGCTGAGGTGGTGGCCCCGGGCTCTGTATTGAGGGTGGGTGAGGCTATCAACAAGTGAGAGGACGCTCTTGACAGAGGGAACCAGGAGAGTAAAAGTATAGCAGTGGGGACACGCACTGCGTTTGGGGACATCCACACTGCCTGGGAGGCCAGGGAGATGTTGGAGCCTGTTACACAGGAGGTCTGACTGCCAGGAGTTTGGCATCTTTTCAAATTCCATTTGAGCCagttaccagctgtgtgaccttgggcaagttagttacactttctgtgcctcagtttccttacttgttaagtggggtgggggtggaaataataataatatctccCTCAATGCTGTTGGGAAACTTAAGTGAGTGATACAGATAAAGTGCTAAGACTAACGCCCAGAACCGCTTATTTCATGTAAGTAATAAAACTATACTCATATGCGTTATCAGCgcattttgttttccagaagtTGAGATGGAAACTCACAGTAGGGCTTTTAATCAGAGGTGGAAAATTGTCAGAACTGTGCTGTGGGAAGACTGTCTCAGCAGTGCTGTGCAGGGTGAGTGGGAGCAGAGAGAcaggccctggaggaggctgATCCGATGACCTGAGCCTGAGCTAATGAAGGAGGGACAGGACAGGGTGAGGCTGAGGGGAAGGTTGCTGCAGGTGTGCCAAGCTGTGAGCCAAGTAAGCTCAGGGCTTGGGGCTGAGGCTGACTTCACATCTCCCCCAGCCCTAGGAGgacaggagggaagagaagagaaataaggTGTGTGTGCTCATGTTCCTTGAGAGAAGAGAAGCAGAACGGGGTGCACCACCCACCACAAGGAGGAAGCCCTGGGAAGACTGTgtggcagggaaggggtgggctgGCTTGGGGCACCAAGGTGAAGGTAGACTGGCCCATAACAGACCCAGGTTCTCTTCTTTCCCAGTCCAGGGGCTCAGGCCAACTTCACCAGTGGCCTTAGAGGGCTTGGCATTATGAGTTCTAGAAGCAATCATGCAATCAATTTGGTGAGGTGTTAGTCATGACAACTGTAGataggaaggggaaaggaggggaggggataaaagCTGACCTTGGTGCTGACCTTGAGTAAGACCTTGGGTAGAGCTTCTTGGCTGTGGGTTTCTCATTAGCAACACCTCCTTCTCTGCAGACTTTACTGAGTTGTTGTAAGAGTTAAAACCATGGATGTGGTTTTGGATGTGGTGAAATATGGTGCAGATGCACCTGTAGGAGGCGCCTTTCCTCCTACGCGTCTTTCCTCAGGCTTCTGTCTCCCTACAAGTGTTATCAGAGTCTCAGGGCTTCTGACTGGGCCTGGAATGATGGACATTTTTCACTGTTCCATCTCTGGGTGGGGCCTGATCAGTCCACGGGGCTGCTCTGCTTCCTTCGAGGGTTTTTCCATGAGGCAGAGGGGATTTCCGGTCAGGAACCCCCATGGTATCTATcagggccagaggggagggaggctggaaacagcccattatctctctcaaaacaatgccTGTCCCTTGTCCTGTGGGCTGGTGCTGGAAAACAAACCAGGCTCTTTTAGACCGGAGGACTGCATTCATGTGTTTTAATTATTGCAGGGGGATGTAaccaggggctgggaaggagagggagaaagaaatgaagaacaa from Phyllostomus discolor isolate MPI-MPIP mPhyDis1 chromosome 1, mPhyDis1.pri.v3, whole genome shotgun sequence encodes:
- the LOC114493421 gene encoding calmodulin-like, yielding MAEELSEEQVAEFKAAFTRFDKNGDGTINVQELGEVLKALGQNPTEEELKNIISQLDTDGDGAISFPEFLAAMAKRMKSWGGEQDLKEVFQAFDLDGDGHITIDELKQAMVRVGQKLTQEELEAMIQEADLDKDGRVNYEEFSRILSQK